The Lolium perenne isolate Kyuss_39 chromosome 6, Kyuss_2.0, whole genome shotgun sequence genome segment CATGATTTTGCTGTTACACCTGAAAATATGCTTTCAATTAACTGTCACATCCAAAAAATAGAAATAAAGAAGTGCATTGTCATTGCAAATAGTCTTTGTAATGTACTGTCATCTCATGTATTGTATTGTATCGAATAATTAGTTATGTTCTTTAGGCTGCTCCTTGCCAATCTATTGGTTCCTAGGTAACTGGGGCACCTTTGTCAACATTCAGAAGAAGTCCATTATGTtgtcctttggtttgaaaaactaaAGAACTCTAGGTTTTCCTTTTGAGATCTAAAGCCTAGTATCTTGTACTTCCTGTTGCATTTTACTGTGTACATTCACAAAATAGGATTTTATAGGAAATCATAAAATGTTCAAGGGATCATAGATTtatttgaagaaatgtttgtTCTGATTGTAGAGTCAATATAGCTTGAGATAAGCAACTGTTTCTATTGTCTAATATATGGTATGAAAGTTTGTACTTGCATATTGCCGAATGTCTTTGTATGCTGCTTCCTTAGTCATACTAATATTATTTCACAATAACGTCATGTACTTGCTTCTGCTAACAACATAATGTTCTGTTAAAAAATCTCGAATACGTTTCAACGACCTAGAGCTGTCAacattttctgtatttatttactCCCTGGGAAACTGCAGATATTTTCTCTATTCCaaagttttatcacattatgctaAAAAGTTTACCTGTATGTATACTGATATTGTTTCGTGACTGTTTCCTGTATTAGATATGGAGTTTCACCATGAAATCAGCATGTTGCCAGCATGAAATAGTCATACATACGGATCCGAAGAATACTGAATATGTCATAATCAGTGGTGCTCAGCGCAAGACTGAGGATTTTGATGTTGAAGATGCAGAGACGCTGCTGCTGCCTGCAGATGAAGGTTCTTACACTTGTACAAATTTATTTCTGCTTATGGATTCATTGCTTCCAAATGCATGATGTTTTAATTGTACTTCCTTCAGAAAAAGACAAGCTTGCGGACCCTATGTATAAGCTTGAACATCAGGGAGAAGATATccggaagaagaaagaagaggaaCCAGTTTTAATTCGGCTTCAACGGCTCTCTGATAGCCGGCATTCTGATGACTATTCTCTGAACAGAGCCCTCCGCGACCGCCTTAGGGTCATCCAATGAATTCCTATATAATACTTTTCAGCAATTTATTAAATTGTCAAGATTCTTATCCACCTCTTGTCCTATTTATGTAGAGCCAAAAGAAGAGAGTTGCTGAAGAGAAAAAATCGGCAAGGAAGATGGGACTTGGAGTACGGCTCTTGCCGCCATCTGCAGCAGATGCTGCCGCAGCAGCTTCTGTGAAGTTTGCCTCAAAATTTGAGAGGAGCAGAAAGGACAAAAGAGCAGCAATCAAGGCTTCCTCCATCTTCCCGGAGTCATCAAGCTCAGCTTCAAAAGGCAAACTAGACCTTGCACTGAAGAGGCGGAATATAAAAGCCAGTGCAGCGTCCCTGCTGATGGCAGGCAGGGTGAAGCCGTCCTCGTGGCAGAGCGCCGGTTCTGAAAGTGCAAGGTCTTTTGTCCCGATTATGGCGAGGCGCAAGTAACCACTCTTAAGTTGTGCCTGCACAATCAAGAAGCTTGCCCAGTATGTTTCTGTGTAAAACCATCTTGTGTAGCACTTCCATTGCTCTTTGTGAACGCTTGCAGTGTATCCTCGATGTGATGCTTGCTGTCAGGGGATGAGGCTGTGGCATCATTTGTGATGTAGAATGAATTTACGCTTGCTGTGTATGTATGTGAAGATGGTTGTGTTGTGTTTTCGCGACAGCAACATATGTGCTTTCTGCATCATAATATGAAAAACTGAGTTGCTTGTAAGTGATGATTATGAACTGTGCTTTTCACTCGCTTTATTATCATAAATGAATTGAATGACATAAATACCTTTGAGCTAAACTTGCAGCGCTAGGTTTGGGAATGAAACCATGACGTGTCTACAGCAACAACTGATGGAGACGGCATTCCGTGTGTGCTTTGCTGTGAACCGGTGGAGCCGGGTGTCTTCCTCGTATAGATCATGGGTGCCTAATCGGCGTATGATGTGTATATAGTCAGCCTAAGCCTAGCTAACTCTTTGACCAGCATTAATAAAATCAAATCGCCAAGCAAATCAATCACAACGACAAAAGCAGTCTAAGAGTTGTGACAAGTTGGAAATGAGCTCTCCTCTGACCGTTCCAACAGCAAACATGAAAAGCGAAATCGGTGCGCTGCGGTGAGTGTGAATGTCTTGAGACTGCTGATGGTGCCTGTGTGACTTGAACATGGCACCTCACTAATTTGCTTGTGGAGCTGGTCAGCTCACAGACCGACATCACCTCCCAACAGACCCCAACTTCGCTGTTTGCCAGTTGTGCGTCTCAAAGTCAAAATCGGGGCGTTGGGTGAAAGCCAACACAGTTCCTTCGAGAGTGAGTTAACATGTGGACGTTTTCTCACCGTGTAGTGTACCTTCATTTTCCATTTAGAGCGCGCTTCTCGTACCTGCTCTGCTAATGCTTCACCGATTGACCCACCCACAAAAAGGTACCGTCGAACAACCTGTGACTCTGTGAGTAAGCTATTAGTATTCCGTTTTATCCGTACCGTAGTTAGTCCAAAAATCAAACGATCCATGAATTATGCCAAGCCTTAAAAGAAGTGTCAATTGGATAGACGCCACGTACTGCTATTTAAAGCTACTTGAGAAATCGTCACTGCAACTTTATCTTTCAAAAAACGCCACTACAATTGTTAATCGAAATATCACGATTGAGCCTAGGGACGGAGCCAACTTTCAACCTTGAGGGAGGCAAAATGGTGTTGCAAACTTCATGAGGGGGGCAGAGTAAACTAAATCAGCAAGAAATTACACTTCTAGTGAGTAGTGTTCTTCATAAATTTAATTTCAAACCATGGGGGTGGCTAAGCCCCCCCTCGTCCCCCCTTGAGCCAATTGTAAAGATGAGCCCGGTTTGCCCGGCTTCTAAGCGAGTGAGCCAGTGTCCAGCTAGTAAAACTGAAATGACACGCTTCCGTGAATGCAAAGTCAGAGCAGCACCGGCCCATTTACCCGTCCGGCCGTCCCTCTCCGCGTCCGGGAAAGCCGGAGAGAGCTGGAGTCCATCCCGGTTTAACGCCAGCTCGACCCCGCGATCCAGAGCTGGGTTTACGCAAGCGTCATCAAACTCAGTCGACGACGACGATGGAAATAATCGAGCCCAGCGATAGGAGTCCAGCGGAAGCAACTTCCCTCCGCCCCGCGCTGCCCCTCTTAACTCCACGCCCACACATTGCATTTCGCTTCAACGTCCGTCCTCTCCTCCCCATAGCCATTCTCACAAGCTTCCCCAGCTAGCTCCTGCTAGGTACGCTCGTAGTGCGCGCGGTACAGCCCTCCCTTCTCCTCCTACCCAGAAATCTATCTGGTTAAGCTAGCTAGCTACCGTGTGTCCTCCTCGCTTGCACCCGTCGTCCATGACTCCGCTCGCCGGCAGCCTGCCCGCACGGTGGCCATGAGACGAcctcgcgccgccaccgccgccttcgtcgtcctcctcctgtgGCTCGCCGCTCTCACCTTCGCGTCCCGCGGCTGCCCCGGCTGCGAAAGCTTGCTCGGCGACCGGACCTCCGTCTCTCTGCCAAGGAAGATGCTCCTCGCCGTGGAGACCCTCGACGTCTCCTCGGCGTCCACCTCTGCTCGACCGCAGGATCGGCAacggcatcatcatcatcatcaccagcaCCACCATCATCAGCACCATCCCCAGGGTAAATGGAACTGGCAGGGAATTCCACCATCCGCCGCTGCAAACGGCGGCGATGCCCGGTTCGGCGCGGAGAAGAGGCTGGTGCCGACGGGCCCAAATCCCTTGCATCACTGAGAGGTCGATCGACGGACCTCATGCATGGCCCGGCCGCGCTAATTCCATGGCGATTGATTGATTTGCTGGTGAGTGGCGCGCTCGCACCGTCTTCTTGTGTTGGTTGAGTCTGCCCAGTACGTAGTGGTATTCTTTGATTGTGGATCGATCGATGATGCAGAGAGCACATAATCGCTGTGATCGTTCGCCGCAGTGTTTCTTCATGTGCCCATTCTGATGCAAAACTACATGCAGAGAGAGGGAGAAAAAAAACCCAAAATTTTACTAGCTATATAGTACATACTACAAATTGTGTTGTGGAGGATCCGTTTCTTGTTTCTTCTTATTTTCTACTGCTGCTTTGTTCATTCTTTGTTTGTTCTTTGTGTTACATGATCAAATCTTGGCATGAATAATAAGATGAACAAATGCAGGTGGTGGCATTGCAATTTTTGCAAGTACCAGTATATAATTGCAATACACACTGTAGCTAACTTTGCAATGGATCTGCTGGGAAATTGATGCATGCGCCCGGCCGTTAAGTGCGTTGTACGTTCACAAGATCGAGCTAGCTAAACGATGGATTGGCTGTAAGAATCCGTGCAAAAGAACTAGGAAGAGTAGCTGTGACGGCACGGCATCACAGCATATGATAATATGGGGTACAATGGCACGGATCACCATGTATACTATACTCTTTTCCCTGGGTCTTGATACGCATGATAGTTTTGGCACTAAGTGCATGGGAGACTGCAGAATAAGCGGGTTTGACTTGGTGCCACATGCATGATGTGGAGAGCGAGCATACGCACTTGGCACATGCACCATGCACATGAGCCTACCTGCCTAAGTGGTAATTAAAgagggaagatgagttgtgtctaCTTATGTAATACTGGTACGGAGTATCATGTCAAATAAGGTGGCATGGAATAAGTAAGGATCAGGGGGAATGATGTGACACTGTGCCAAAAGCGATCTGTAATTAATTGTTGTTGCAGCGACCTTGTTTTTGGTAAAACGTGTGGATAATCTCACatactttagagcatctccagtcgcgtcccccaaaccgtcccccaaaccgcgccggattgagtgtttgggggacgtgtttcgttcgtgccgcgtttgggggacgtcgctccccagtcgcgtcccccaaacaaaatttcgcaaattttaaacttaactagattcgattagattcgtccaaacttacatagattcgaacgaaatttgactaactttaaaactaaacctaatctagacccacttgcggcggccggaggcgtcgtagtactgctggaagttgtacatctcgtcggtgatgacctcctgcttgacgcgctcgtcgacgggctcgtccacgggctcgtccttcaccaagccgcttggtcctgcctcgccgtcgtcggtgaggtccaccagcggcttgccggagtcgcggatggacatggcgatcgccgcgtccaggtcgcccctccaggcgtccttgtcgtccatggacgccaagaacgccgcccgcagccctgggcagtcctcggggtcgtcgctgctggcgatgagtcgctgctgccgctcgtactccgccagcagcgccgcctgcgacgcttcctccggctcctccttcacctccggcttcgggatgaggagggcgccgccgcgcctcccttgctgccgcccgctgccgctgccgccacgcctcgtgttgacgggcgtcgccggctcctccttgacctcccgtttggggacggtgtagggcgccgaccggtacgacgaggacggcgtcgatcgcgccggtcccgaggaagaagagtgcgaggaggacgagtacgtcgtcctcctcggctgccattgaggagacggcggcggcgacgacggcatctccagccttggagcgccgttgcggaggccgcggatgacgttctcgagggtgcgccccggaacgccccagaacagggcgcggccttccctgttccagctgttggggccgccgacgaggttgtcggtgctgtgcatctcgacgtcgtacttcgcctggaagtacgacgtccaccaggcgtcgttgtcgttgaccgcccatgtcggatccctccgctcctcggcggtgagttgagcccgacgggccttgatggcgtccctccattggtccgtgcgcggcttcggcggcggcggaacgccaatgccgttcacggccatcttccagccgccgctgcttggcagccgcatgtccggcgggactggataccgggcgtggtacagcgcccacgcctccgccacggtgaggctgccgcgtccgaagccgttcgccgcggcgatcttgcgggaggacgagctcgacattttttgagcggcgaggagaggatctgggaggggggaggcggcggcgacgagaaggattATGAGCGGCGataactgcagggcgtcttaaaacagcggcggcagcgggtggttgcatgcaataactccggcgcggacggccacgcggccatgcacgacgagacgcgtccctgcgtcgcctgggaaaacagggacgccattaacgtcgcttgaccaaaggtaggcgacggggttttagccttccgtgccgctgatgggtcggccccgcgtcggttggcctcgcttttcgttgtgtccggcgtccccggagcgtcccctgtgggacggggacgggctcggggcgccggacaccgtataggggcgcgccggacaaaaaagggctttgggggacgcggctggaacgcattttctgtccggcgcgccccaaatccctttgggggacggtttgggggacgcgactggagatgctcttaggggtATAAGGGTATGTACAATGGAGGTGCTAACCTCGGGAGCTAGGCTAGGAAATCCTAGCCGTCAAGCCTGATTCCTAGCTAGATTGCAGGATTTTCCATTGCGTCGATGACAAAGAAAGCGCTAGGCGCTTCGCTTCCATTGTTTCACACAAATCAATTCGACTCGGCACATGCGTTATCCAACACAGGAAAACTTAAAGCTCCGACCAAGTAGCCTGCCGTGAAAGATATTCGGCCATTTTCAACGAGTAAGGCCCCATCTTGTTGCTCATGGGGAGAACCACATGTGGTGCGGCGTCCTAGCTTGGCCATAACTCCTTCCTCACTCTCTCTCCGCTCCCCACCTCTCATATTCTCCATGGTGTAATGTCTTGTGAAAATGCTAAGTTCGTGTCCACGAGTATGAAAGCAAGGGAGGAAGTCCATGGTGGGAGAAGACTCAAGTTCAACAAGAGAGGAGCTTGGATGTGGAGAAGAAAGCTCTAGGCCGGTATCCAAGATAACCTCATACCCAATATCACCTTTGCTAAGGATTCTATTGGATCAGTGGCCACTGACAAGAGCAACCAACCTTTTATTGTGTTCTGTGCATAATGTTCCATCGCATTGGATTCACCATGGACGCATTTGGTAGCCTGGGTCTAATTCATGCACCACTGGCGCAGTGAGAAGGGAGTCGCCGCGCGTCGCGAACGGGCCACCATAAAACGTGTGTCGTTTGGTAGTCTGGGAGGCCTTTTCTGCACCAGAGAGGGAAGCCGGCCCCCATTGTTTGGGTGCCTGCACGGACGACTTTTTGCCTTCTTTGCAACCCACACCCTGTTTGGTTGCAGATATGGGCGTGTTGTGGTAACCCTTTCCCTTAGAGTGGTGAGGTTACACGGTActgccactacaagaaaagttgccatggccgacgaagttgaagtcgcgccgtgtggttgctggtgtaccatggccgacgattttgggtccctccgtggtgcatgtcaaaacttttttttcctcgtttttgaggccacctagcccgacgaaagcggccaaaacgtcgcgtatggtggcccgggacgtggtgcatctcgaaatctcgggttcgccggccgagtcaacgcaaatccgcaccgccgagagatgtagggcccagatggcagcctctctggcattgttttttttctagatcgcgccatctcgttcaacgttctccgatcgagccgtttacgatgcaggatcatgggtcccgcatgtcatcctctatgaaccaaaattctttctattcttggattttttttgaccccctgatttctggctacttcctttttcttttgatcccttgccgccttggaaacgttgagaccgctgctgctaaatgggacccgcatgtcatcctctatgtgcaatcaactttcttttcttggagttttttttggcacctcaaatttggtcacttgcctttttctttcgatcccctgccgcctctcaaacggtgataccgctgctgctaactgggacccgcatgtcatcctctatgtactataaaactttcttttcttgaattatttttggcacctcatatttggtcacttacctttttctttcgatcccctgccgcctctcaaacggtgataccgctgctgctaaatgggacccgcatgtcatcctctatgtactataaaactttcttttcttgaattatttttggctcctcatattttttcacttgcctttttctttcgatcccctgccgcctctcaaacggtgataccgctgctgctaaatgggacccgcatgtcatcctctatgtactataaaactttcttttcttgaattatttttggctcctgatattttttcacttgcctttttctttcgatctcatgccacgtttgaaacgttgaggaacctgcaggctcatgggacccgcatgtcatcctctatgtactataaaagttcattttcttggtttttttcaccctctgatttttggcaatttctttttcttttgatcccctgccgcctctcaaacggtgataccgctgctgctaaatgggacccgcatgtcatcctctatgtactataaaactttcttttcttggattatttttggcacctcatattcgttcacttgcctttttctttcgatcccctgccgcctctcaaacagtgagaccgctgcagctaaatgggacccgcatgtcatcctctatgagcaatcaactttcttttcttggagttttttttggcacctcatatttgggcacttgccttttttctttcgaccccctgccgcctctcaaacggtgataccgctgctgctaaatgggacccgcatgtcatcctctatgtactataaaactttcttttcttggatttttttggcacctcatatttggtcacttgactttttctttcgatcccctgctgcctctcaaacagtgataccgctgctgctaaatgggacccgcatgtcatcctctacgtactattaaactttcttttcttggatttttttggcacctcatatttggtcacttgactttttctttcgattccctgccgcctctcaaacagtgataccgctgctgctaaatgggacccgcatgtcatcctctatgtactataaaactttcttttcttggattatttttggcacctcatatttggtcacttgcctttttctttcgatcccctgccgcctttgaaacgttgagtaagctgctggctcatgggtcccgcatgtcatcctctacgaacaataaaagtttcctttcttggagttatttttgacccctaatttctggctatttgcctttttcttttgatcccctgccccctttgaaacgatgaggacgctgttggcaggtcggtcccacatgtcatcctcaatgaacaataaaagtttcctttggtggatttttttttgacccctaattaatttctggctatttccttttattcttttgatcccctgccccctttgaaacgatgaggacgctgttggcaggtcggtcccacatgtcatcctctatgaacaataaaagtttcctttggtggatttattttttacccctaattaatttctggctatttcctttttttctttgatcccctgccgccttggaaacgttgagtttgATTCTGcaacatcggtcccgcatgtcatcctctcagaacgataaatgttttcttttcttggatttttttaccaactgatttttggttttttttattttcgatcccctgccgcctttgaaacgttgacgacgctgctggctcatgggtccctgatgtcagcctccccgtacaagaaacatgtgatatcttgattattttcagacaataaacagtgtatttcgctctgagctattgcaaacggataaattaaatctttatttttacaacttatatcttgaatctccttgttttttgttttggcgaagcataggactttcctattttttttttttgagaaaaatccgaactttcatgttctggagtgggctgaaattgtacgagtcaaaaggcctgatacgtctccgacgtatcgataatttcttatgttccatgccacattattgatgttatctacatgttttatgcacactttatgtcatattcgtgcattttctggaactaacctattaacaagatgccgagaagtgcgattctttgtttctgctgtttttggtttcagaaatcctagtaaggaaatattctcggaattggacgaaatcaaagccagggcctattttctcacgaagcttccgaagtccgaaggagagacgaagaggggccacggaggggccacaccataggcggcgcggccccccttggccgcgccggcctgtagtgtggggccccgtgccgcctcttgacctgcccttccgcctataaaaagtctccgtgacgaaaccccgatgcagagccacgatacggaaaaccttccaggagacgccgccgccgatcccatctcgggggatccaggagatcgcctccggcaccctgccggagaggggaatcatctcccggaggactctacgccgccatggtcgcctccggtgtgatgtgtgagtagtctacccctggactatgggtccatagcagtagctagatggttgtcttctccccattgtgctatcattgtcggatcttgcgagctgcctaacatgatcaggatcatctatctgtaattctatatgttgcatttgttgggatccgatgaatagagaatacttgttatgttgattatcaaagttatgctatgtgttgtttatgatcttgcatgctctccgttactagtagatgctctggccaagtagatgcttgtaactccaagagggagtacttatgctcgatagtgggttcatgcctgcattgacacctgggacagtgacagaaagttctaaggttgtgttgtgctgttgccactagggataaaacattagtgctatgttcaaggatgtagtcactagttacattacgcaccatacttaatgcaattgtctgttgtttgcaacttaatactggagggggttcggatgataacctgaaggtggacttgttaggcatagatgcagttggatgacggtctatgtactttgtcgtaatgcccaattaaatctcactatactcatcatgatatgtatgtgcatggtcatgctctctttatttgtcaattgcccaactgtaatttgttcacccaacatgttgttcgtcttatgggagagacacctctagtgaactgtggaccccggtccaattctctttactgaaatacaatctactgcaatacttgttctactgttttctgcaaacaatcatcat includes the following:
- the LOC127307449 gene encoding uncharacterized protein, with amino-acid sequence MSTLAAARADNFYYPPEWTPKKGGLNKFNGQHALRERARKLDQGILIIRFEMPFNVWCGGCSSMIGKGVRFNAEKKQVGNYYSTKIWSFTMKSACCQHEIVIHTDPKNTEYVIISGAQRKTEDFDVEDAETLLLPADEEKDKLADPMYKLEHQGEDIRKKKEEEPVLIRLQRLSDSRHSDDYSLNRALRDRLRSQKKRVAEEKKSARKMGLGVRLLPPSAADAAAAASVKFASKFERSRKDKRAAIKASSIFPESSSSASKGKLDLALKRRNIKASAASLLMAGRVKPSSWQSAGSESARSFVPIMARRK
- the LOC127307448 gene encoding inactive protein FON2 SPARE1-like; this translates as MRRPRAATAAFVVLLLWLAALTFASRGCPGCESLLGDRTSVSLPRKMLLAVETLDVSSASTSARPQDRQRHHHHHHQHHHHQHHPQGKWNWQGIPPSAAANGGDARFGAEKRLVPTGPNPLHH